From one Sulfurimonas sp. HSL-3221 genomic stretch:
- a CDS encoding EAL and HDOD domain-containing protein — MNTTHTFARQPILDTDKNIYGYEFYYRNNVGESGFENARAATASLLVALLNQIGLQKASENRPLFINIDSSVLLTDLLLAVPPKLFVFALPADAQLGTREAEVLRKLHHSGYRFALENIDTQQGLTGVYDVLLPFIDFIKIDASATDNDLLPKIVDRFKGKQLVAERVEIDDVFDAYREKGFRYFQGFSCGAPVLMEYNRVDPKHMGVVKIYNMLLDGTPMAQIAKEMRNHNELSMQLLQYLHSYSLNNPFPNRSIEEIIVKMGTEQLKHWLSLIIFAKSGQTIQEGKSPLSKLMEQRIDVMHCTISCMQSEDEQLFDSARLMALISLMEPVLGLPLKAALSGLPVDNHIEDALLLHSGRLGKIFGLALALEKDDAASVRLLMDELGLEPEILPTLKNMIKM, encoded by the coding sequence ATGAATACGACACACACTTTTGCGCGGCAGCCTATTTTGGATACCGATAAGAACATCTACGGCTATGAGTTTTATTACCGCAACAATGTCGGCGAAAGCGGCTTCGAGAACGCCCGGGCCGCAACCGCCTCCCTGCTCGTGGCGCTGCTCAACCAGATCGGGTTGCAAAAAGCCTCCGAGAACCGCCCGCTCTTTATCAACATCGATTCGTCGGTCCTGCTGACGGACCTCCTGCTGGCGGTCCCGCCGAAGCTGTTTGTTTTCGCCCTCCCCGCCGACGCGCAGCTGGGAACCCGGGAGGCGGAGGTCCTCAGAAAACTGCATCACAGCGGCTACCGCTTCGCCCTTGAGAACATTGACACGCAGCAGGGGCTCACCGGCGTTTACGACGTTCTGCTTCCCTTTATCGACTTCATCAAGATCGACGCCAGCGCCACCGACAACGATCTGCTGCCGAAGATCGTCGATCGCTTCAAAGGGAAACAGCTGGTTGCCGAACGCGTCGAAATCGACGACGTCTTCGATGCCTACAGAGAAAAGGGCTTCCGTTATTTCCAGGGATTCTCCTGCGGCGCCCCCGTCTTGATGGAGTACAACCGTGTCGACCCCAAACACATGGGTGTTGTCAAAATCTACAACATGCTGCTTGACGGCACCCCCATGGCCCAGATCGCCAAAGAGATGCGCAACCACAACGAGCTCTCCATGCAGCTACTGCAGTACCTGCACTCCTACTCCCTCAATAATCCCTTTCCCAACCGCTCCATCGAGGAGATCATTGTCAAAATGGGCACCGAACAGCTCAAACACTGGCTCTCGCTGATCATCTTCGCCAAAAGCGGCCAGACGATCCAGGAGGGCAAAAGCCCCCTTTCGAAACTGATGGAGCAGCGCATCGACGTCATGCACTGTACCATCAGCTGCATGCAGAGCGAGGATGAACAGCTCTTTGACAGCGCACGCCTCATGGCCCTGATCTCCCTGATGGAGCCGGTCCTCGGCCTCCCGCTCAAAGCGGCGCTCTCCGGACTGCCGGTCGACAACCATATCGAAGACGCCCTGCTGCTGCATTCGGGCCGTCTCGGGAAGATCTTCGGCCTGGCCCTGGCCCTGGAAAAAGATGACGCCGCCTCGGTACGCCTGCTGATGGACGAGCTGGGGCTGGAGCCGGAGATTCTCCCGACACTGAAAAACATGATCAAGATGTAA
- a CDS encoding cytochrome C, with translation MTTFGKLTTSALLGLSLLTSALHADAGKGQRLYQKKLKETCGMTGAVFAAKHTQMEWEEAKENGNLAEMMTEACPEGKNFFESDKFESKFKEHLYDFVHDFASDSGNIPSC, from the coding sequence ATGACAACTTTCGGAAAACTCACAACCTCCGCACTGCTGGGCCTTAGCCTCCTCACTTCTGCACTGCACGCCGATGCAGGAAAAGGCCAGCGCCTCTATCAGAAAAAGCTCAAAGAGACCTGCGGTATGACCGGTGCCGTCTTCGCGGCAAAGCATACGCAGATGGAGTGGGAAGAGGCCAAAGAGAACGGCAACCTCGCCGAAATGATGACCGAAGCCTGCCCCGAAGGCAAAAACTTTTTTGAAAGCGACAAGTTCGAAAGCAAATTCAAAGAGCACCTCTACGACTTCGTCCACGACTTTGCAAGCGACAGCGGCAACATCCCTTCTTGCTGA
- a CDS encoding DUF3373 family protein produces MRKTLLSTAALTLFSSALLADDASMQAEIDALMQKVQKLEKQQKRTNKKLSQVNAQSANDNIKFGIDFRNAVDVIDYRNNDADTYATNPSLLSSRLYLTMGAAPMKGLTFQGKLAVYATWGSHLYVTDPALKDWAASSKASDTVMRVKEAYFVYSDELGGQPISVSIGRRPSTNGFLANVRENETDPGSPLAHITNMEVNGAMVRLDWGRFIDGAYTKFVFGRAHSGEMQDVYGDVSGARTPYALSGGDVNTTLEDTSVDFLVIPGNAYDDGQYQVMYQWAHIFNTKGRKLDGNIPKAASGTADLFSVGLKITGIGEEISDFLDETTLFVSGAYTNYNAKNGYTLIGSADGGSRSGSSVWAGVIIPDMLTERGRLGFEYNRGSKYWTPMTWAEDTAIGSKIAVRGSAYEAYWNFDLFGVKYLPSQIRYTYVQHDYTPNINCAGWVAPVETDITATDLRFAVSYRY; encoded by the coding sequence ATGCGAAAAACCCTCCTCTCGACTGCGGCACTGACGCTGTTCTCCAGCGCGCTTCTTGCCGATGATGCATCGATGCAGGCAGAGATCGACGCCCTGATGCAAAAAGTGCAAAAACTCGAGAAACAGCAAAAGCGCACCAACAAGAAGCTGAGCCAGGTTAATGCGCAGAGCGCCAACGACAACATCAAGTTCGGCATCGACTTCAGGAACGCCGTTGACGTCATCGACTACCGCAACAACGACGCCGACACCTATGCCACCAACCCCTCCTTGCTCTCCAGCCGTCTCTACCTCACCATGGGCGCGGCGCCGATGAAGGGACTGACCTTCCAGGGCAAACTCGCCGTCTATGCGACCTGGGGCAGCCATCTTTACGTGACCGACCCGGCACTGAAAGACTGGGCGGCCAGTTCGAAAGCCTCCGATACGGTCATGCGCGTCAAGGAAGCCTATTTTGTCTACTCCGACGAGCTGGGCGGACAGCCGATCAGCGTCTCAATCGGCCGGCGCCCCTCCACCAACGGCTTCCTCGCCAACGTCCGGGAAAACGAAACCGACCCCGGTTCTCCGCTCGCGCACATCACCAATATGGAAGTCAACGGCGCCATGGTCCGTCTCGACTGGGGCCGCTTCATTGACGGCGCCTATACCAAATTCGTCTTCGGCCGCGCGCACAGCGGTGAGATGCAGGACGTCTACGGCGACGTATCGGGTGCGCGCACGCCCTATGCCTTGAGCGGCGGCGACGTCAATACGACGCTCGAAGACACCAGCGTCGACTTCCTCGTCATACCGGGGAATGCCTATGATGACGGGCAGTACCAGGTGATGTACCAGTGGGCGCACATCTTCAATACCAAAGGCAGGAAGCTCGACGGGAACATCCCCAAAGCGGCATCCGGGACAGCGGACCTCTTCTCCGTCGGTCTGAAAATCACCGGCATCGGCGAGGAGATCAGCGACTTCCTGGACGAGACGACCCTCTTCGTCTCCGGTGCCTACACGAACTACAACGCCAAGAACGGCTACACGCTTATCGGTTCCGCCGACGGAGGCAGTCGCAGCGGCAGCTCCGTCTGGGCCGGGGTCATCATTCCGGACATGCTTACCGAGCGCGGCAGACTCGGCTTTGAATACAACCGGGGTTCAAAGTACTGGACGCCGATGACCTGGGCGGAAGATACGGCAATAGGCTCGAAAATCGCCGTGCGCGGCAGTGCTTATGAGGCGTACTGGAACTTCGACCTCTTCGGCGTCAAGTACCTGCCGTCGCAGATCCGCTACACCTATGTGCAGCACGACTATACGCCCAATATCAACTGCGCCGGATGGGTGGCGCCCGTCGAAACGGACATTACGGCGACCGACCTGCGTTTTGCCGTCAGCTACCGATACTGA
- the pepN gene encoding aminopeptidase N, with the protein MSQPKTIYLKEYEAPVYQILSTELTFEIFEEHTLVINRMAIKRRGDTPAPLLLDGDDLELLCVKVDDVKIPTDAYERNEETLTIFDPGAEATVQVVTKIYPDKNTALEGLYRSGGIYCTQCEPHGFRRITYFIDRPDNMSVFTVKVIAEQSAYPVLLSNGNLEEEGSFPDGRHYALWKDPFPKPSYLFALVAGDLGRISDSFTTAEGNEVALHIYVDKGNEPRADHAMRSLKASMRWDEETYGRSYDLSVYNIVAVDSFNMGAMENKGLNIFNSHYVLADEETATDADFLGIESVIAHEYFHNWTGNRITCRDWFQLTLKEGLTVFRDQSFSADMQSEVVQRIRDVDMLRERQFPEDAGPTAHPIKPEQYIEINNFYTATVYEKGSEVIRMLHTILGEVKWRAAMDLYFETFDGQAVRTEDFLWAMQQHSPIDLAQFARWYSQERTPSLCAEHSYDAASGRLTLKLEQIVPDAVDGRKQQPYCMPLRLALLGHAGEELPLQLEGDTGAQPLLARGILLITHDEESFTFGGLALEPALSLNRHFGAPVVMEYPQEDVMNLMRYDSDGFVRYEAAQSFARSTLEAMMRGEAVSPQFLESFRHILEDESLDLQFKAQLLSLPTVTMLMQSQETVDVHAILEASDALKREIAVACEATMRRLYALLHRPAHMGLEAESIGARALKNRLLGYLMAQQDAESIDSAMAQYEESHTMTDRLAALQLLHHGAPEAAEAPMRDFYERYSADMLVMTKYFSVIASSPQPDTLSNVRAAMEDEVFNIKVPNLVRSLIGSFARNPYHFHAYDGSGYAFVAEQIIALDAINPMIAAGLAGAFKTYNRLNAHSRAQMRDALERVQAHRGISKNVYEIVGKILAG; encoded by the coding sequence ATGTCCCAACCCAAAACGATTTATTTGAAAGAGTATGAAGCCCCGGTATACCAGATCCTGAGTACGGAATTGACGTTCGAGATTTTCGAAGAGCATACCCTGGTGATTAACCGCATGGCGATCAAGCGCCGCGGAGACACTCCTGCGCCGCTGCTCCTGGACGGCGATGACCTGGAGCTGCTCTGCGTCAAGGTCGACGACGTCAAGATCCCCACGGACGCCTACGAACGGAACGAAGAGACGCTGACGATCTTCGACCCGGGTGCCGAGGCGACGGTGCAGGTGGTCACGAAGATCTATCCGGACAAGAATACGGCCCTGGAGGGGCTTTACCGTTCGGGGGGCATCTACTGCACCCAGTGCGAACCCCACGGCTTCCGCCGCATCACCTACTTTATCGACCGCCCCGACAATATGAGCGTCTTCACCGTCAAGGTGATCGCGGAGCAGTCCGCCTACCCGGTGCTGCTCAGCAACGGGAACCTGGAAGAGGAGGGGAGTTTCCCCGACGGGCGCCACTACGCCCTCTGGAAAGACCCCTTTCCGAAGCCCTCGTACCTCTTTGCCCTGGTGGCGGGCGACCTGGGCCGCATCAGCGACAGCTTTACGACGGCGGAGGGCAACGAGGTCGCTTTGCACATCTATGTCGACAAGGGTAACGAGCCGCGCGCCGACCATGCGATGCGTTCGCTTAAGGCGTCGATGCGCTGGGACGAGGAGACCTACGGCCGCAGCTACGACCTCTCCGTCTACAATATCGTCGCCGTGGACAGCTTCAACATGGGGGCGATGGAGAACAAGGGACTCAACATCTTCAACTCCCACTACGTCCTTGCCGACGAGGAGACGGCGACGGATGCCGACTTCCTGGGCATCGAGAGCGTCATCGCCCACGAGTATTTCCACAACTGGACGGGGAACCGCATCACCTGCCGCGACTGGTTCCAGCTGACCCTCAAAGAGGGGCTCACCGTCTTCCGGGACCAGAGTTTCAGCGCCGACATGCAGTCGGAAGTGGTGCAGCGCATCCGTGACGTCGACATGCTGCGCGAGCGGCAGTTCCCGGAAGATGCCGGTCCGACCGCACACCCCATCAAACCGGAACAGTACATCGAGATCAACAACTTCTACACGGCGACGGTGTACGAAAAAGGTTCGGAAGTGATCCGCATGCTTCACACGATCCTCGGGGAGGTGAAGTGGCGCGCGGCCATGGATCTCTACTTCGAGACCTTCGACGGCCAGGCCGTGCGCACGGAAGATTTCCTCTGGGCGATGCAGCAGCACAGCCCTATCGACCTCGCGCAGTTCGCGCGGTGGTACTCCCAGGAGCGGACCCCCTCGCTCTGCGCGGAGCACTCCTACGATGCGGCGTCGGGCCGGCTGACACTGAAGCTCGAGCAGATCGTCCCCGACGCGGTGGACGGCCGGAAGCAGCAGCCTTACTGTATGCCGCTGCGTCTCGCGCTGCTTGGGCATGCGGGCGAGGAGCTCCCGCTGCAGCTCGAGGGCGATACCGGGGCACAGCCGCTGCTGGCGCGGGGGATACTGCTCATTACCCACGACGAGGAGAGCTTCACCTTCGGCGGGCTGGCCTTGGAGCCCGCGCTGTCGCTCAACCGCCACTTTGGCGCCCCGGTGGTCATGGAGTATCCCCAGGAGGACGTGATGAACCTGATGCGCTATGATAGCGACGGGTTCGTTCGCTACGAAGCGGCCCAGTCCTTCGCGCGATCGACCCTGGAGGCGATGATGCGCGGGGAGGCGGTCAGCCCGCAGTTCCTCGAGAGCTTCCGGCATATTCTCGAGGATGAATCCCTCGATCTGCAGTTCAAGGCGCAGCTGCTCTCCCTGCCGACGGTGACGATGCTGATGCAGAGCCAGGAGACCGTCGACGTGCACGCCATCCTCGAAGCCTCCGACGCTCTGAAGCGCGAGATCGCCGTTGCCTGCGAAGCGACGATGCGCCGGCTCTACGCCCTCCTGCACCGTCCGGCACATATGGGGCTTGAAGCGGAGAGCATCGGGGCGCGCGCGCTGAAAAACCGGCTTCTCGGGTATCTGATGGCGCAGCAGGACGCCGAGAGCATCGACAGCGCAATGGCACAGTACGAAGAGAGCCATACGATGACGGATCGCCTGGCTGCGCTGCAGCTGCTGCACCACGGGGCTCCGGAGGCGGCGGAGGCGCCGATGCGCGACTTCTACGAGCGCTACAGCGCTGACATGCTGGTGATGACGAAGTACTTCAGCGTTATCGCCTCCTCTCCTCAGCCCGATACGCTTTCAAACGTGCGCGCGGCGATGGAGGATGAGGTCTTCAACATCAAAGTCCCGAACCTCGTGCGCTCCCTGATCGGAAGCTTCGCCCGCAACCCCTACCACTTCCACGCCTATGACGGCAGCGGCTACGCCTTCGTCGCGGAGCAGATCATCGCCCTTGACGCGATCAACCCGATGATCGCGGCGGGGCTGGCGGGTGCCTTCAAGACCTATAACCGTCTGAACGCGCACAGCCGTGCCCAGATGCGCGATGCGCTGGAGAGAGTGCAGGCGCACCGGGGCATTTCGAAAAACGTTTACGAGATCGTTGGAAAGATTCTGGCGGGATAA
- a CDS encoding NAD(P)/FAD-dependent oxidoreductase, whose product MKKRFNNPEPKTPSVNLSRREALKLMGISPIAAGVIASAGSSSLTEARASGAKGKIVIVGGGAGGIMAMARLHRALSDPDITLIAPNEKHLYQPGQVFMAAGEYTYDDIVKENREFIPDDVNWIKDEVKTFDPDNNRVITRAGEEVFYDYLVVATGLQYHYEWIEGLSAEMIGQNGISSVYLNDPEKGTADGGSITWEWFNALKAAAKTGNPKVICTQPGTPIKCGGAPQKILYLSDDFLKRDKLSAAFTFATTSGSLFGVPEVNKTLVEEVQPRYGNITNKFGHNLVAIDAAGKVATFEHKYEVQGEYDEDLEEYDMITKVDRVEMPYDFIHIVPPMSAPDAVASSPLGWQKGSAKGWLEVDRYTLQHLRYPNVFGIGDVCGIPLGKTGGSARHHGPIMVANLLAQMEGKEPKEKFDGYTVCPLKTQYGKIILAEFDYDGAAPSFPLAVGEQRWAWWAFDLYMLKPMYWYLMMRGLM is encoded by the coding sequence ATGAAAAAACGGTTTAACAACCCGGAGCCGAAAACGCCTTCGGTCAACCTGTCGCGCCGCGAGGCGCTCAAACTGATGGGGATCTCCCCCATCGCCGCCGGGGTCATTGCCTCCGCCGGAAGCAGCAGCCTCACTGAAGCCCGTGCCTCCGGCGCGAAGGGCAAAATCGTCATCGTCGGCGGGGGTGCGGGCGGCATCATGGCGATGGCGCGCCTGCACCGCGCCCTCTCCGACCCCGACATCACCCTGATCGCGCCGAACGAAAAACACCTCTACCAGCCGGGGCAGGTCTTCATGGCCGCGGGCGAATACACCTATGACGACATTGTCAAAGAGAACCGGGAGTTCATCCCCGACGACGTCAACTGGATCAAAGACGAAGTCAAGACCTTCGACCCGGACAACAACAGGGTCATTACCCGCGCGGGCGAGGAGGTCTTCTACGACTACCTCGTCGTCGCGACGGGCCTGCAGTACCATTATGAATGGATCGAGGGTCTGAGCGCGGAGATGATCGGCCAAAACGGCATCTCCAGCGTCTATCTGAACGACCCGGAAAAGGGAACGGCCGACGGCGGTTCGATCACCTGGGAGTGGTTCAACGCCCTCAAAGCCGCGGCGAAAACCGGGAACCCGAAGGTCATCTGTACCCAGCCGGGCACGCCGATCAAGTGCGGCGGCGCGCCGCAGAAGATCCTCTACCTCAGCGACGATTTCCTCAAACGCGACAAGCTCAGCGCGGCGTTCACCTTTGCGACAACGAGCGGCAGCCTCTTCGGCGTGCCGGAAGTAAACAAGACCCTGGTCGAAGAGGTGCAGCCGCGCTACGGCAACATCACGAACAAGTTCGGCCACAACCTCGTCGCCATCGATGCCGCCGGCAAAGTCGCGACCTTCGAACACAAGTACGAGGTCCAAGGCGAGTATGACGAGGACCTCGAAGAGTACGATATGATCACCAAGGTCGACCGCGTGGAGATGCCCTATGACTTCATCCACATCGTCCCGCCGATGAGCGCGCCGGATGCCGTCGCCTCCTCGCCGCTGGGGTGGCAGAAAGGCTCCGCCAAAGGGTGGCTCGAAGTCGACCGCTACACCCTGCAGCACCTGCGCTACCCCAATGTCTTCGGTATCGGGGACGTCTGCGGCATCCCGCTGGGCAAAACGGGCGGGAGTGCCCGCCACCACGGGCCGATCATGGTCGCCAACCTCCTGGCGCAGATGGAAGGCAAGGAACCCAAAGAGAAGTTTGACGGCTATACCGTCTGTCCCCTCAAAACCCAGTATGGTAAAATCATCCTGGCCGAGTTCGACTACGACGGTGCCGCGCCCTCCTTCCCGCTCGCCGTCGGCGAGCAGCGCTGGGCGTGGTGGGCCTTTGACCTGTACATGCTCAAACCGATGTACTGGTACCTGATGATGCGGGGGCTGATGTAG